DNA from Helcococcus ovis:
ACATGTAATTTTTTAAACATTTGTCTACCTAATGAATTTTTAGGCAACATACCTTTAATTGCATGTTCTAAGATTCTTTCTGGATGCTTTGCTAAAACATCTTTATAAGGGATTTCTCTTAAACCACCAGCATAACCTGTGTAGTGCTTGTAAACTTTATAGTTTGCTTTGTTACCTGTTACTCTGATTTTATCAGCATTTACGATAACTACGTAGTCACCTGTATCTACGTGTGGTGTGTAAATTGGTTTTGTTTTACCTCTTAAAATAGAAGCAACTTTAGATGCTACATCACCCAAAACTTTATCTGTTGCATCAATAACATACCATTTACGCTCAACTTCATTGTGTTTTGCTAAAAATGTGCTCATTTTTATCCTCCTGTTTCTTTTTTATATCTAGCCTCATTAATTTAGAACTCGCCAAATGAGGTGGCGATTTTGTACATTCGACGATTTCTTTATCGCACATCGACGCTGCGATTTTAGATCGTAGATATCTAAAAAGAATCAAGATTCTCTTTAAATACCTATATATTATATAGTTTTTATCACTATTTGTCAAATTATTTAGTATTTTATTTCTACTAAATATAATCCTTGTGGTCCATAAGTTTTTGCGGCTCTTTCAATTTTTTTTTCAAAAATTTCATTTACATAATTTACTTCTCTAAACCCTCTACCTATATCTATCAGCAATCCAACCATAATTCTTATTTGATTATGTAAAAAAGATTGAGCTTCAAATTCTAAAATAATATCCTCATCTAATCTATAAATTTCAATGTTTGTAATATTTCTTACAGGATTTTTATCTTGCCCCAACTTCATAAATGCTGAAAAATCATGTTCTCCTTTTAATAAATTTGCAGCTAATTTCATATTATTTATATCTAAATCATGCTTTATATGAAGTTTATAATTCCTTTGATGTGGATAGAAAACTTTCGAATTGCAGATTACATATCTATATTTTTTCGATTTAGCATCAAATCTAGAGTGAAAATCTTTTTTAACCTCTTTCGATTCAATAATTGATATATCAGATGGTAAATATTTTTTTAATTTAAATTTATATGCTTCTGCCGGTAATACTGAATTTGTTAAAAAATTTGATACATGCATTGTAGCATGTACTCCGGCATCTGTTCTACCCGCTGAAATAATTGATATTTCCTCTTTGTTTAATCTTTTCAAAGCTTTTTCAAGCTCTCCTTGTACAGTTCTTACATCTGGTTGAATTTGAAAACCGTTAAAATTTGAGCCATCATAAGCTACTGTCAACTTTATATTTTTCATAAAAACATTCCCGCTACAACCAAAGAAACAAAAAATATAGCTACAATTGCAAATACAATATAGTCCATTTTTTTTAACTTTAATGGATTCAATCTTGTACGCCCTTCAGATCCTCTATACCCTCTGGATTCCATTGCAATAGCTAATTCTTTAGCTCTTCTAAATGAATTGATAAATAATGGCACTAATAATGGTATCATGCTTTTAGCTTTTTTCATTATATTTCCTGAATCAAATTCCGCTCCCCTTGCTAATTGAGCTTTTCTTATTTTATTTGCTTCATAAAATAACGTAGGAATAAATCTCAAGGCAATAGATATCATCATTGCCATCTCATGTGCCGGAAACTTTACAATTTTTAAAGGACTTAATAAAGCTTCTATTCCATCTGTTAATTTAGTTGTACTAGTTGTTAAAGTTAAATATGATGTACCGATTACTAAAAGTATAAGTCTAACGCCTATATATATCGCTCTTTCTATGCCTTCCCAAGTAATAGTTAGACCTATAAATCCAAATAATTCTCTTCCCGGAGTAGAAAATATATGAATTATAGTTGTAAAAACTAAAATAAATATTATAGATTTTAGTGATTTTAATATGCTAATAAAGCTTAGGTTTGCAATTTTAATAGTTAAATATACAAATAAAAACATTGGAATATAATAGATTAAATTATTAATCAAAAACAATGTAATCATGTACATAAATACTAAAATAATCTTAATTCTAGGATCTAATTTATGAACAATTGTATCTCCCGGAACATATTGCCCTAGTGGTGAATTATTCATCTTTACCTCCTAGCTGTTTTAACAATATTTCATATGCATCTTTTACATTTATAATTGTTTTATCAAAATTATAACCCTTATCTTTTAATAAACTCGTTACTTTCGTTATCTGAGGAATATCAAGTCCTATATTTTCTAATTTTTCTCCATTGCTATATATAATTTCCGGGATATTGTCATCAAAAACTTTACCATCAGACATTACTATAACTCTATCTGCAATTTTTGCAATATCCTCCATAGAATGTGATACCACAACAACTGTAAGTTCATCATCTGATTCATAAATTTTTCTTAATTCCCCTAAAATTTCATCTCTTCCTTGTGGATCTAATCCTGCAGTAGGTTCATCCAAAATTAAATATCTTGGTTGCATTGCTAAGATAGATGCTATGGCAACTCTTCTTTTTTGTCCTCCAGATAGGTCAAATGGAGATTCATCTTTATATTTTTCATAATCCAAACCTACTAATTTCATAGATTCTTTTACCCTTTTTTGCACTTCTTCTTCAGGTAAATTTAAATTTTTAGGTCCAAATGCTATATCTAAAGCTATAGTCTCTTCAAATAATTGATATTCCGGATATTGAAAAACTAAACCTACTTTTTGTCTTACTTGCTTTAAATTTGATTTATTAGATTCTGATACATCTTCTCCATCAACATTAACTGTACCTTCTGTAGGATAAATTAACCCATTAAATAATTGTACCATTGTAGATTTACCGGATCCGGTATGCCCAATAACTCCAATAAATTCATTTTTATTTATTTTTAAATTAACATCATCCAATGCATACTTATCATCGGATGAATTATATTTGTATTTTACATTTTTTAATTCTATACTCATAAAGCATCTACCAACTCATCAATTGTTAAAATATCACTAGAAATATTTATTCCTGATTTATTTAATAAATAAGCCAATTCTGTTACCTGAGGAACGTCTAACCCATAGCTTTTAATTTTTTCAACATGACTAAATACTTCTCTTGGACTACCATCCAAAACTATATTTCCTCTATCAATCACTACAACTCTATCAGATAATACGGCCTCATCCATATAATGTGTAATATTAATCACCGTCTTTTTCTCTTCTTTATTTAGTTTTAATGCATGATTCATTACATCTTTTCTTCCCGTAGGATCAAGCATTGATGTGGGTTCATCAAATACAACAATCTCGGGTTTCATCGCCAAAACCCCTGCTATTGCAACACGTTGTTTTTGTCCGCCTGATAGCATATGAGGAGCATGTTTTCTGTATTTATACATACCAACAGCATTCAAGGATTCATCAACTCTATGCCTTAATTCAGGATTTGGTATTCCAAGATTTTCCGGTCCAAATGCCACATCTTCTTCAACAACAGTAGCAACAATCTGATTATCAGGATTTTGAAAAACCATTCCTACTTTCTCACGTATTTTCCATATATCTGATGTTTTTGTGTTATCTTCATCAATAATAACATCTCCTTCAACAGGTAATATTTGTGCATTTAATAATTTTGCTAATGTTGATTTACCTGATCCATTTCTCCCTAAAATAGACACAAACTCGCCCTTTTTTATATTTAAATTTATATTTTTTAAAACATATTCTTCATCATCACTATATTTAAAATTTAAATTTTTAATCTCTATCATTAATCTACATCCGCCTTAGCTTCACCTTTTCTAATCATTTCTTGCTTTTCAAACTCTGTTGGTGATAAATTTGTACTACTTTCATATATAACTACAGCAGTATTAATTGGTACATTTTCAAATATTTTTTTCATAGCAGCCGGTGGTGTATTTATACATGAACTACTTCCCCATGTTTTATATATACTTCCACCATATTCTTCTCTTGTACTTGTATCATGTATACCTGAGCCAGTCCAACCAACCGGCATCCAATATTCAACAGGATATACATAATCCTCTCCGGTAATAGCATTTGAGCCTACAAGTTTCTTTCCTCTTTCTTTAGACCATATTTTGTTTACACCTGTTGGAGTAGTGGCATTTCTTGATCTTGCATCACCAGATATTATATCCGTATCAACTAAAAGTTTTCCATCTTTATAAAACCACATATGTTGTCTGGAAAGATCTATTTCTATATATGTATTTCCTATATCATCTTTTCCTCTATGCATTGCTTCCATCTCATATACAATTTTAACTCTACCACCCTCATTTGCACCTATCATTTTGATAAGATTTTCGACGGTCTTATCTACATCCATTTTCCATCCATAAATTCCTCCCGGAACAGTAATTTCTCCCAATCCAGTAGCCTTAAATTTATGTTCTTTAGCATAAGTATTTGTTTGTCTAGCTATTTTAATTACGTATTTTTCTATTTTTTCTTTGTCTAAAACATATTTTCCATTCTCTACATTATACATTTCAAAAATATCTTTACCTTTTAATTCAAATTTTCTATCTTCAAAATCAAATAAGTAATTTAATTTCGCAATTTTCTTTATTTTATTTAAATCTTCTTTAATTTGTTTAGAATCAGATAATAATTTTGGATTAATATACTCTTTATCAAGAATAAGCTTATTTTTTCCTTTAACTAATGCATCATTTATGGATAAAATTGTTTTATCAATATTTAAATTATCTCCCAATTTATGATCAGTAACAATATAATCTTTTCCATTATATTCAATTTTAGCATCAACAGGATTTATCGTATTTTTTTTAAAATCTGATGATTTTAATATATTTTCTAATGCTTTTTTATTATAAACAACATCATACTCTACACTATAATTATGACTTTTAAAAATATCAATTGGCCAAATTAAGGCGTTTTGATTAGGGGCATTATTAACCTTTTTTATTTTTTTATTAAGTTCAATATCAGAATATCTGATATCCAATTTTTTATTATTTCTACCCTCAATCTGCAATTTAGATTTTAAATTGCTATTTTCTTCATTTTTAAATAAGTTATTTAACAACACAAAACTTTTGTTATTTCCATTTATTTTGGTACCTGGATAAGAAAATTCGCTAAAAATAAATACTCCTATTAGATAAATAATTATAAATGAAATAAATATATATAATAAATGTTTTTTATTTTTCATTTTTCCCTCCATACCTATACTAATATATATTACCACAAAAGTTTTATTTAAACAATTACTCTTAAATATAAAAAAAGGACAGAATACTCTGCCCATACATTATAAAATTTATTAAACTAATTCTAGGATTGCCATTTCTGTAGCATCCCCTCTTCTTGGTCCAAGTTTTAATACTCTTGTATATCCACCATTTCTTTCTTTATATTGTGGACCATATTCGTCAAATAATTTTTTTACAACATCTGTTTTATAGATATAAGCTAACGCTTGACGTCTTGCATGTAAGTCACCTCTTTTAGCTAATGTAATCATTTTATCAGCAATTCTTTGAGCTTCTTTAGCTCTTGTTACTGATGTTTGGATTCTACCATTTTCTAAAAGTGATTGAACAAGGTTTCTTAACATTGCATTACGGTGGTCAGTTCTTCTACCTAATTTTCTTAAATTTGACATAATGCCTCCTAATTACTCATCCTCATTATCATCTAATAATCTTAGTCCTAAACTTTCAATTTTTTCCTTAACTTCAACAAATGACTTTTTACCAAAATTTTTAATTTTAGCTAGTTGATCCATTGGAACTTCAAGTATTTGTTCTACTGTATTCAAACCTGCTCTCTTCAAGCAATTAAATGCTCTTAAATTTAAATCAAGTTCTTCTATTGTTAAGCTTAGTAATTGTTGAGTTTCATCTTCATTATCTTCTTCATCGTCTTCAGTTACTACAACTTCTTGATCAATATTTGGTAATTCTGTAAAGAAGTTTAAATAATTAATTAAGATTTTTGAGCCATCAGCAACAGCTTCCTGAGGTGTAATTGTACCATTTGTTGTAACTTCTAATATTAATTTATCAAAATCAATTATTTGACCAACCCTTGTTTTTTCAACAATAAAGTTAACCTTTGTTACCGGTGTGAATGATGAATCTATAGAAATTAATCCAATTGGAGCATTTTCCATTTTATGTTGTTCAGCTACAGAATATCCTGTACCATCTACAACAGTTAAATCCATATGTATAGATCCTTCATCATTAATTGTTGCAATATAATGATCTTTATTTACTATTTCTAAATCAGAATCGCCTGTTATATCTCCGGCTGTTACAATTTTTGGTCCTTCAACATCTAATCTTAAATTAATTGGTTCGTTGTTATTCGAAAGTTTTTTTATGGCTATTCCTTTTATATTTAAAATTATTTCCGGAACATCCTCTATTACACCCTTTACTGTTGTAAATTCATGTAATACACCTTCATCAAACTTAATACTTGATATTGCTGATCCTGGTAGTGAAGACAATAGTACTCTTCTCATACTATTTCCCAAAGTTGTCCCGTAACCCCTTTCTAATGGAGAGATTACGAAACGACCTAGATTTTTTTCTTCGTTTATTTCTAAAATTTCAATCTTTGTATTTAGCTTTTCTATCACGGATTTGCCTCCTGTGCTTTAAACTATTATCTTGAATACAACTCAACTATTAATTGTTCATTTATTTCAAAATCAATATCTTCTCTATTTGGATTAGATTCTACTTTTCCTTCTAATTTTTCTGTATCAACGCTAACCCATTTAGCTTGATTCCATACTTTATCTTCTGTATATTTAAATATTCCATTTCTTCTTGATTTTTCTCTTACAGTAATTACATCACCTTGTGCTAATCTATATGAAGGAATATCAACTTTGCTTCCATTTACTAAGAAATGTCCGTGTGAAATCAATTGTTTTGCTTCATTTCTAGTTTTAGCAAATCCCATTCTGTAAACAACATTGTCAAATCTTAATTCTAATAATTGTAAAAGATTTTCACCTGTAATACCAGACATCTTTTCAGCTGTCTTATATACTTTTCTAAATTGTTTTTCTAAAATTCCGTAAACAAATTTAGCTTTTTGTTTTTCTTTTAATTGTAATCCATATTCACTTAATTTGTTTTTTCCTTTTCCAGGATTTTTATTTGATTTTTTATTAATTCCTAATACTTGTGGTGCTAATCCTAATGCTCTAGCTCTTTTAAGTACCGGTCCTTTATATCTTGCCATATCTTAAATCCTCCCCCTATACTCTTCTCTTCTTTGGTGGTCTACAACCATTGTGAGGTATTGGAGTTACGTCTTTAATTCTGTTGATTGTTAAACCTACAGTTTGTAAAGCTCTTATTGCTGACTCTCTTCCTGATCCTGGTCCTTTAACAAAAACTTCTACAGTTTTTAAACCATGTTCCATAGCTTTTTTAGCTGCTTCTTCAGCTGCTTGTTGTGCAGCAAATGGAGTAGATTTTCTAGAACCTTTAAATCCTAATTGACCAGCTGATGCCCAAGAAATAGCATTACCATTCATATCTGTTAACATAACCATTGTATTGTTGAATGTTGAATTGATATGAGCTTGGCCTCTTTCTATTTGCTTTCTATCTCTTTTTCTTACACGAGTTTGTTTGCCACGTGCATTTTTAGTTGCTTTTGCCAAATTCTACCCCCTATTTTTTCTTACCTTTACGAGTTCTTGAATTATTTTTAGTATTTTGACCTCTAACAGGTAGATTCATTTTATGTCTACGTCCTCTATAACTGTTAATTTCACGAAGTCTTTTAATATTCATACTAATATCTCTTCTTAGATCTCCTTCAAGTGTATACTTTTCAATTTGATCTCTAATTGCTGATAATTCGCTTTCTGTAAGATCCTTAACTCTTGTGTCAGGATTTACTCCAGCATCAGATAATATTTTATTTGATCTTGCTCTACCAATTCCGAAGATATATGTTAATCCAATTTCTACTCTTTTTTCTCTTGGTAGATCAACGCCTGATATTCTTGCCAAAGTCCTGCCTCCTTAACCTTGCTTTTGTTTGTGTTTTGGATTTTCGCAAATTACCATTACTTTACCTTTTCTTCTGATAATTTTACATTTTTCACACATTTTTTTTACTGATGGTCTTACTTTCATAAAATCCCCCTATTTCTTTCTCCAAGTAATTCTTCCCTTGGTTAGATCGTAAGGTGACATTTCAACTGTAACCTCGTCACCCGGAAGAATTCTTATATAATTCATTCTTAATTTTCCTGAAATGTGAGCTTGTATTTCATGTCCGTTTTCAAGTTCTACAATAAATATTGTATTTGGTAAAGCTTCCTTTATCTTACCTGAAACTTCTATTACTTCTTTATTTGACATAGATTAAGCTTCCTCCTGTAATTTCAATTTAATATTTCTTTTAATTAACAAGTCATCAATTTTATCAATAGATTTTAATTTTTCAAAATCTTCAATACTTTGATTTACTATTTGTAAATGTTTTTTATTCTTCTTTTTTGGATTATTGATTTTTTTATCTTTTCCATTAACTAATAGAATATAATCCTCATCTACAAACTCATACACGATATATACTTTTCCTTTGTCACGTCCCTGCTTTGATACACAAAGCTGACCCAAAACAAATTCACATCTATTTTTTTTCGTTAAGCTCATATGAATTACTTCAGAGAATTTTCTATTTCTACATAAACTTCATCAATTTCATTATTACCATTAAATTTTTGTAATTTACCAACTTTTTCGTAATAATTAATCAATGGTGAAGTTTGTTCTTCATATATTTCTATTCTTTGTCTAGCGGTTTCTTCATTGTCATCTGGTCTTTGAACTAATTGTGAACCACAAACATCACATATTCCCTCAACTTTTGGAGGAAGATTTGTAACATGATATGTTGCTCCACAGTTTTTACATACTCTTCTTCCAGATATTCTTGAAATTAAAACTTCTATATCTGCATCTATATAAATAACTTTTGTAAGCTCTCTACTATTTTTTGACAACCATTCGTCCAAAGCTTTTGCTTGATTAATATTTCTAGGATACCCATCTAACATAAATCCAGCATTTAAGGTTTCATTAGATAAACGATCAAATACTAATTCATTTGTTAATTCATCAGATACCAAAGAACCTGATGCGATTATCTCTTTAACTTTTAATCCAAGTTCTGTTTCTTCTTTAATATTTTTTCTGAATATATCTCCCGTTGAAATATGTGTTACTCCAAAATTATTAATGATTTTTGTAGCTTGGGATCCCTTACCAGCTCCCGGAGGTCCTAATAATAT
Protein-coding regions in this window:
- the rplM gene encoding 50S ribosomal protein L13, whose product is MSTFLAKHNEVERKWYVIDATDKVLGDVASKVASILRGKTKPIYTPHVDTGDYVVIVNADKIRVTGNKANYKVYKHYTGYAGGLREIPYKDVLAKHPERILEHAIKGMLPKNSLGRQMFKKLHVYAGPDHKHGGQNPEALEI
- a CDS encoding DNA-directed RNA polymerase subunit alpha, yielding MIEKLNTKIEILEINEEKNLGRFVISPLERGYGTTLGNSMRRVLLSSLPGSAISSIKFDEGVLHEFTTVKGVIEDVPEIILNIKGIAIKKLSNNNEPINLRLDVEGPKIVTAGDITGDSDLEIVNKDHYIATINDEGSIHMDLTVVDGTGYSVAEQHKMENAPIGLISIDSSFTPVTKVNFIVEKTRVGQIIDFDKLILEVTTNGTITPQEAVADGSKILINYLNFFTELPNIDQEVVVTEDDEEDNEDETQQLLSLTIEELDLNLRAFNCLKRAGLNTVEQILEVPMDQLAKIKNFGKKSFVEVKEKIESLGLRLLDDNEDE
- a CDS encoding energy-coupling factor transporter ATPase is translated as MSIELKNVKYKYNSSDDKYALDDVNLKINKNEFIGVIGHTGSGKSTMVQLFNGLIYPTEGTVNVDGEDVSESNKSNLKQVRQKVGLVFQYPEYQLFEETIALDIAFGPKNLNLPEEEVQKRVKESMKLVGLDYEKYKDESPFDLSGGQKRRVAIASILAMQPRYLILDEPTAGLDPQGRDEILGELRKIYESDDELTVVVVSHSMEDIAKIADRVIVMSDGKVFDDNIPEIIYSNGEKLENIGLDIPQITKVTSLLKDKGYNFDKTIINVKDAYEILLKQLGGKDE
- the rplQ gene encoding 50S ribosomal protein L17, which gives rise to MSNLRKLGRRTDHRNAMLRNLVQSLLENGRIQTSVTRAKEAQRIADKMITLAKRGDLHARRQALAYIYKTDVVKKLFDEYGPQYKERNGGYTRVLKLGPRRGDATEMAILELV
- a CDS encoding L,D-transpeptidase family protein is translated as MKNKKHLLYIFISFIIIYLIGVFIFSEFSYPGTKINGNNKSFVLLNNLFKNEENSNLKSKLQIEGRNNKKLDIRYSDIELNKKIKKVNNAPNQNALIWPIDIFKSHNYSVEYDVVYNKKALENILKSSDFKKNTINPVDAKIEYNGKDYIVTDHKLGDNLNIDKTILSINDALVKGKNKLILDKEYINPKLLSDSKQIKEDLNKIKKIAKLNYLFDFEDRKFELKGKDIFEMYNVENGKYVLDKEKIEKYVIKIARQTNTYAKEHKFKATGLGEITVPGGIYGWKMDVDKTVENLIKMIGANEGGRVKIVYEMEAMHRGKDDIGNTYIEIDLSRQHMWFYKDGKLLVDTDIISGDARSRNATTPTGVNKIWSKERGKKLVGSNAITGEDYVYPVEYWMPVGWTGSGIHDTSTREEYGGSIYKTWGSSSCINTPPAAMKKIFENVPINTAVVIYESSTNLSPTEFEKQEMIRKGEAKADVD
- the rpsK gene encoding 30S ribosomal protein S11 — protein: MAKATKNARGKQTRVRKRDRKQIERGQAHINSTFNNTMVMLTDMNGNAISWASAGQLGFKGSRKSTPFAAQQAAEEAAKKAMEHGLKTVEVFVKGPGSGRESAIRALQTVGLTINRIKDVTPIPHNGCRPPKKRRV
- the rpmJ gene encoding 50S ribosomal protein L36; translation: MKVRPSVKKMCEKCKIIRRKGKVMVICENPKHKQKQG
- a CDS encoding energy-coupling factor transporter transmembrane component T family protein; amino-acid sequence: MNNSPLGQYVPGDTIVHKLDPRIKIILVFMYMITLFLINNLIYYIPMFLFVYLTIKIANLSFISILKSLKSIIFILVFTTIIHIFSTPGRELFGFIGLTITWEGIERAIYIGVRLILLVIGTSYLTLTTSTTKLTDGIEALLSPLKIVKFPAHEMAMMISIALRFIPTLFYEANKIRKAQLARGAEFDSGNIMKKAKSMIPLLVPLFINSFRRAKELAIAMESRGYRGSEGRTRLNPLKLKKMDYIVFAIVAIFFVSLVVAGMFL
- the infA gene encoding translation initiation factor IF-1, producing the protein MSNKEVIEVSGKIKEALPNTIFIVELENGHEIQAHISGKLRMNYIRILPGDEVTVEMSPYDLTKGRITWRKK
- a CDS encoding adenylate kinase; protein product: MILILLGPPGAGKGSQATKIINNFGVTHISTGDIFRKNIKEETELGLKVKEIIASGSLVSDELTNELVFDRLSNETLNAGFMLDGYPRNINQAKALDEWLSKNSRELTKVIYIDADIEVLISRISGRRVCKNCGATYHVTNLPPKVEGICDVCGSQLVQRPDDNEETARQRIEIYEEQTSPLINYYEKVGKLQKFNGNNEIDEVYVEIENSLK
- a CDS encoding KOW domain-containing RNA-binding protein, encoding MSLTKKNRCEFVLGQLCVSKQGRDKGKVYIVYEFVDEDYILLVNGKDKKINNPKKKNKKHLQIVNQSIEDFEKLKSIDKIDDLLIKRNIKLKLQEEA
- a CDS encoding energy-coupling factor transporter ATPase — encoded protein: MIEIKNLNFKYSDDEEYVLKNINLNIKKGEFVSILGRNGSGKSTLAKLLNAQILPVEGDVIIDEDNTKTSDIWKIREKVGMVFQNPDNQIVATVVEEDVAFGPENLGIPNPELRHRVDESLNAVGMYKYRKHAPHMLSGGQKQRVAIAGVLAMKPEIVVFDEPTSMLDPTGRKDVMNHALKLNKEEKKTVINITHYMDEAVLSDRVVVIDRGNIVLDGSPREVFSHVEKIKSYGLDVPQVTELAYLLNKSGINISSDILTIDELVDAL
- the rpsD gene encoding 30S ribosomal protein S4, whose protein sequence is MARYKGPVLKRARALGLAPQVLGINKKSNKNPGKGKNKLSEYGLQLKEKQKAKFVYGILEKQFRKVYKTAEKMSGITGENLLQLLELRFDNVVYRMGFAKTRNEAKQLISHGHFLVNGSKVDIPSYRLAQGDVITVREKSRRNGIFKYTEDKVWNQAKWVSVDTEKLEGKVESNPNREDIDFEINEQLIVELYSR
- the rpsM gene encoding 30S ribosomal protein S13; its protein translation is MARISGVDLPREKRVEIGLTYIFGIGRARSNKILSDAGVNPDTRVKDLTESELSAIRDQIEKYTLEGDLRRDISMNIKRLREINSYRGRRHKMNLPVRGQNTKNNSRTRKGKKK
- the truA gene encoding tRNA pseudouridine(38-40) synthase TruA — encoded protein: MKNIKLTVAYDGSNFNGFQIQPDVRTVQGELEKALKRLNKEEISIISAGRTDAGVHATMHVSNFLTNSVLPAEAYKFKLKKYLPSDISIIESKEVKKDFHSRFDAKSKKYRYVICNSKVFYPHQRNYKLHIKHDLDINNMKLAANLLKGEHDFSAFMKLGQDKNPVRNITNIEIYRLDEDIILEFEAQSFLHNQIRIMVGLLIDIGRGFREVNYVNEIFEKKIERAAKTYGPQGLYLVEIKY